A window of the Dongshaea marina genome harbors these coding sequences:
- a CDS encoding VOC family protein: MMIQLEHLNLVVKDIQRALNFYQVAFPHWTIRGQGTGEWYGKPRTWLHFGDDYQYLTLNDNGEGQNRDLSGHQVGLAHFGIITQDLDAMVTRLQQAGFDYHSQSGDEPFRKSYYFMDPDGNEVEFVQYFSDNPTERNYYPQPA; the protein is encoded by the coding sequence ATGATGATCCAACTCGAGCACCTGAACCTGGTTGTAAAAGATATCCAACGTGCCCTGAACTTCTACCAGGTTGCTTTCCCTCACTGGACAATCCGCGGACAAGGCACCGGAGAGTGGTATGGAAAACCAAGAACCTGGCTGCACTTCGGGGATGATTACCAATACCTGACTCTCAATGACAACGGCGAGGGACAAAATCGCGACCTGAGTGGTCACCAGGTTGGCCTGGCCCATTTTGGGATCATTACCCAGGATCTCGATGCCATGGTTACCCGCTTGCAACAGGCAGGATTTGACTATCACAGCCAAAGTGGCGATGAGCCGTTTCGTAAGAGCTATTACTTCATGGACCCCGATGGCAATGAGGTCGAGTTTGTGCAGTACTTCAGTGATAACCCCACAGAGCGCAACTACTACCCACAGCCCGCATAA
- the pdxJ gene encoding pyridoxine 5'-phosphate synthase gives MKEILLGVNIDHIATLRNARGTSYPDPVHAAAIAEQAGADGITIHLREDRRHILDRDVRVLRETLQTRMNLEMAVTDEMIKIACETRPEFVCLVPENRQEVTTEGGLDVAGQLSRIKDAVKQLASAGTKVSLFIDADREQIDAAVASGAPFIEIHTGCYADATDENIQQEELHRIADAARYAHSKGLKVNGGHGLHYHNVQPIAAIPEMLELNIGHAIIARAAFEGLDSAVREMKRLIREARHAHC, from the coding sequence GTGAAAGAGATTTTGTTGGGTGTGAATATCGATCATATCGCCACTTTGCGTAATGCCCGTGGGACCAGCTATCCGGATCCGGTGCATGCGGCGGCCATCGCGGAGCAGGCGGGCGCAGACGGGATCACGATTCACTTGCGTGAAGACAGACGTCACATCCTGGATCGGGATGTGCGGGTACTGCGTGAGACGCTGCAGACCCGGATGAACCTTGAAATGGCGGTGACCGATGAGATGATCAAGATCGCCTGTGAGACCCGCCCTGAGTTTGTGTGCCTGGTCCCGGAAAATCGCCAGGAGGTGACGACCGAAGGTGGGTTGGATGTGGCTGGCCAGCTCTCAAGGATCAAGGATGCGGTCAAGCAGCTGGCGAGTGCCGGGACCAAGGTTTCCCTGTTTATCGATGCAGATCGTGAGCAGATCGATGCCGCTGTTGCCAGTGGCGCGCCTTTCATCGAGATCCACACCGGCTGTTACGCCGATGCCACCGATGAGAATATCCAGCAGGAGGAGCTGCACCGGATCGCCGATGCGGCGCGCTACGCTCACTCCAAGGGGCTGAAGGTCAATGGCGGTCATGGCCTGCATTACCATAATGTTCAGCCGATTGCGGCGATTCCTGAGATGCTGGAGCTGAATATCGGTCATGCGATTATCGCTCGTGCGGCCTTCGAAGGGCTGGATAGTGCGGTACGCGAGATGAAGCGACTGATCCGCGAGGCGCGTCACGCCCATTGCTAA
- a CDS encoding NADPH-dependent FMN reductase yields the protein MKLLIISGSQRSHSQSAKVAEFIKTRSQDFEQVEHLELIRYRLPFWSGEQDSKYAEDSDWHELELKIRQADALALITPEWHGMATPLLKNFLLMCNLQDTAHKPVLLASVVSGISGAYPIAELRMNALKNIKLVAIPDHLILRDATNILNPDIELTPLEQQLRERIDYSLHMLYLYAQALTEVRRQHSSYPNQQEYCFGM from the coding sequence ATGAAGCTTCTCATCATTAGTGGCAGCCAAAGATCCCACTCCCAGAGCGCCAAGGTCGCTGAATTTATCAAGACCAGATCACAAGATTTTGAGCAGGTCGAACATCTGGAACTCATCCGTTACCGTCTTCCTTTCTGGAGTGGGGAGCAAGACTCTAAGTACGCAGAGGATTCTGATTGGCATGAGCTGGAGCTAAAGATCCGTCAGGCCGATGCTCTTGCCCTAATCACCCCCGAGTGGCATGGGATGGCGACTCCGTTACTCAAAAACTTTTTGCTGATGTGTAACCTGCAGGATACGGCTCATAAACCTGTGTTGCTGGCCTCTGTGGTCAGTGGTATCAGCGGTGCTTATCCCATTGCGGAACTCAGGATGAACGCTCTAAAAAACATCAAGCTGGTCGCCATCCCGGATCACCTGATCTTGCGCGATGCAACCAACATCCTCAATCCAGATATAGAACTAACCCCTCTGGAGCAGCAACTACGCGAAAGAATCGATTACAGCCTGCATATGCTCTACCTGTATGCACAGGCCCTCACCGAGGTGCGCCGTCAGCACTCGAGCTACCCCAACCAACAGGAGTACTGCTTTGGCATGTAA
- the ybaK gene encoding Cys-tRNA(Pro) deacylase: protein MTPAVKLAIKRKISHQLHEYRHDPASESYGTEAADKLGIEAARVFKTLVVSLDSRELVVGIVPVCSMLSLKQIAKVAGAKRATMADPLVVQRATGYVLGGVSPLGQKKRLKTVLDASALEYDSIFVSAGRRGLEIELAPGALLELTSGRTAKIAQPEKS, encoded by the coding sequence ATGACACCCGCGGTTAAGCTTGCGATAAAGCGTAAGATCTCCCATCAGCTCCATGAATACAGACACGATCCAGCAAGCGAGTCTTATGGTACAGAGGCGGCGGATAAACTTGGAATCGAGGCGGCTCGGGTATTTAAAACCCTGGTTGTCTCCCTTGATAGCAGGGAGCTGGTGGTTGGGATTGTGCCGGTCTGCTCCATGCTGAGCCTCAAGCAGATAGCTAAGGTTGCCGGGGCCAAGAGGGCGACGATGGCCGATCCTCTAGTGGTGCAGCGGGCGACCGGCTATGTGCTGGGAGGTGTCAGCCCGTTAGGCCAGAAGAAGCGGCTTAAAACAGTTCTGGATGCCTCTGCACTTGAGTACGACTCTATCTTTGTCAGTGCCGGGCGTCGAGGGCTTGAGATAGAGCTTGCTCCCGGGGCGCTACTGGAGTTGACCTCAGGGCGAACCGCCAAGATAGCCCAGCCTGAAAAAAGTTAA
- a CDS encoding helix-turn-helix transcriptional regulator, whose translation MKTSDKIIQLIKREGALTAKTLASELGITSMGARQHLQQLEDEGILSFEDKKAARGRPTRYWSLTEKSRSFFPDRHSELTLQMIGSIKEIFGPEGLEQLIIHREKASFESYQQALAGKFGLADKLRVLVELRSQEGYMASLEQRDGVFWLLENHCPICAAASQCLSFCRSELQLFEQLLSEQATVTREEHILEGARRCAYRITPVRGSVDEELP comes from the coding sequence ATGAAAACCAGTGATAAAATCATTCAGCTAATCAAGCGAGAGGGGGCTCTGACGGCTAAGACCCTGGCCAGTGAGCTTGGGATCACCAGCATGGGAGCGCGCCAGCACCTGCAACAGCTGGAAGATGAGGGGATCCTCAGCTTTGAAGATAAAAAGGCTGCGCGTGGGCGACCGACCCGCTACTGGTCATTAACTGAAAAGAGCCGCTCTTTTTTTCCGGACCGGCACTCGGAGCTGACTCTGCAGATGATAGGCTCGATCAAGGAGATCTTTGGCCCCGAGGGGCTGGAACAGCTGATTATACACAGAGAGAAAGCCTCTTTTGAAAGCTACCAGCAGGCATTAGCCGGCAAGTTCGGATTGGCCGATAAGCTCCGGGTGTTGGTTGAGCTCCGCAGCCAGGAGGGTTATATGGCGAGCCTGGAGCAGCGCGATGGAGTGTTCTGGTTGTTAGAGAATCATTGCCCTATCTGTGCTGCTGCCAGTCAGTGTCTTAGTTTTTGCCGCTCTGAGCTGCAACTCTTTGAGCAACTACTCAGTGAGCAGGCCACAGTTACTCGTGAAGAGCATATTCTTGAGGGAGCCAGGCGCTGTGCTTACCGAATTACACCTGTCAGGGGTTCAGTGGATGAGGAGCTGCCATGA
- a CDS encoding queuosine precursor transporter: protein MAVYSYSRTIFIPILFVAYTLAILTACFADASTFDGFGFPTPLSWLVFPLTFVFEDCLTELYGRNRSLRIIFKSCIILLISSALLKLFFLISSNSPEYAHSLDLNKMAYLPFDIAYSAIDALIASVVDIIVFSHIYKSFRNYGFWFRATLSSLTSQFCAAIIAGLYFYVVVNSTAPFDEIYNNAMLYFLWGFGLSIAYIPISYAILLSVKTLAVSPKYREFAWKSGCLCIVNILAIFALVFSGASLNLFELHISLSALLLSALCALTLAYLRDSAYIHTLAIVSVLGVITTCIIHQQLSGDVIEDILITALSLGCIWMLGYLEEAWVQLPGVIFILALNIVTPELTPLSFLITLLLQGAITWLLVDNALTRILLLRHPSWVIGSASLTIGSLAGITYAIGSPLLAQTGLTLPSLWLSGVVLITASAYLMRIWHKYRNQNLSYPESIGLNSY, encoded by the coding sequence GTGGCGGTTTATAGTTACTCCAGAACCATCTTTATTCCAATACTATTTGTTGCTTATACATTAGCTATTTTGACCGCTTGCTTTGCTGATGCAAGCACCTTTGATGGGTTTGGCTTTCCAACACCTCTGTCATGGCTTGTCTTCCCTTTGACGTTTGTATTTGAGGATTGCCTAACAGAACTTTATGGGAGAAACAGGAGCCTTAGGATAATATTCAAATCATGCATAATTCTATTAATCTCATCAGCACTACTCAAGCTCTTCTTTCTTATATCATCAAACTCACCCGAATATGCTCATAGTCTCGATTTAAATAAAATGGCGTATCTCCCCTTTGATATTGCATATAGTGCAATTGATGCACTGATAGCATCAGTCGTTGATATAATCGTTTTCTCTCATATCTATAAGTCTTTTAGGAATTATGGTTTCTGGTTTAGAGCTACTCTTTCATCATTAACCTCACAGTTTTGTGCGGCTATCATCGCTGGACTGTACTTCTATGTCGTTGTAAATTCAACGGCACCATTTGACGAAATTTATAACAATGCCATGCTCTACTTCCTATGGGGCTTTGGCCTGTCTATCGCCTATATTCCTATCTCATACGCCATCCTGCTTTCAGTCAAAACACTTGCGGTTAGCCCAAAATACCGTGAATTCGCCTGGAAAAGTGGCTGCCTGTGTATCGTCAATATCCTCGCCATCTTTGCGCTGGTATTCTCTGGTGCAAGCCTCAATCTGTTTGAGCTTCATATCAGCTTATCGGCCCTGCTGCTCAGTGCGCTCTGTGCCCTGACCCTGGCCTACCTTAGGGACAGCGCCTATATCCATACCCTGGCTATAGTGTCTGTGCTTGGGGTCATCACCACCTGTATCATCCATCAGCAACTCTCGGGAGATGTGATCGAAGACATCCTGATAACCGCCCTCTCCCTTGGCTGTATCTGGATGCTGGGTTACCTGGAAGAGGCCTGGGTCCAGCTTCCGGGTGTGATCTTCATTCTGGCGCTGAACATAGTAACTCCCGAGCTCACTCCCCTGAGTTTTCTCATCACTCTGCTGCTGCAGGGGGCCATCACCTGGCTGCTAGTCGACAACGCTCTCACCCGTATCCTGTTGCTCAGACACCCATCTTGGGTGATCGGCTCCGCCTCCCTGACCATAGGCTCCCTGGCTGGCATCACCTATGCCATCGGCTCTCCTTTGCTGGCCCAAACCGGCCTTACGCTGCCATCGTTGTGGCTGAGCGGCGTAGTTCTGATAACTGCCAGCGCCTACCTCATGCGAATCTGGCATAAGTACCGAAACCAGAACCTCAGCTACCCGGAGTCTATCGGATTGAATAGCTACTAA